From the genome of Scytonema hofmannii PCC 7110, one region includes:
- a CDS encoding glycosyltransferase, producing the protein PKAQLLCYFEWFYHAHGTDADFDPNEPLNADDEARIRLKNAPILMDLYSCDRGLSPTNWQKQQFPKEYHSKVTVCHDGIDTNFFCPKPGAKLVLPRINLDLSHAEELVTYVARGMEPYRGFPQFMEAVALLQERRPQCHVVIVGENRVAYGKSLPEGKTYKQAMLEKYDLDLNRVHFTGWLPYSEYLQVLQASSVHVYLTRPFVLSWSMLEVLSAGCLLVASNTAPVTEVIRDGVNGLLVDFFSAREICARIEEALQHPEKMAAIRERARQTILEHYDLSQLLPQHLQWIQQQEESNKVLTWADKAKTTSLISRDRVS; encoded by the coding sequence CCAAAAGCGCAATTACTTTGTTATTTTGAATGGTTTTACCACGCTCATGGCACCGATGCCGATTTTGACCCCAATGAACCCCTGAATGCTGACGATGAAGCACGCATTCGGCTGAAAAATGCGCCGATCTTAATGGATTTATACAGTTGCGATCGCGGTCTTTCTCCTACCAATTGGCAAAAGCAACAATTTCCCAAAGAATATCACAGTAAAGTTACTGTATGTCATGATGGGATTGATACAAATTTCTTTTGCCCCAAGCCAGGAGCAAAATTAGTATTACCGCGCATCAATTTAGACCTGTCCCACGCAGAAGAACTGGTGACTTATGTCGCCAGGGGTATGGAACCGTATCGTGGTTTTCCGCAGTTTATGGAGGCGGTGGCTTTACTTCAGGAGCGGCGACCCCAGTGTCACGTGGTCATTGTGGGAGAAAACCGGGTCGCCTACGGGAAATCATTGCCAGAAGGCAAAACATACAAACAGGCGATGTTGGAAAAATATGACCTCGACCTCAACAGAGTTCATTTTACAGGTTGGTTGCCTTATTCAGAATACTTGCAAGTTCTGCAAGCATCCTCTGTACACGTTTATCTCACTCGTCCCTTTGTCTTGTCTTGGTCAATGCTAGAAGTCTTATCAGCAGGTTGCTTGCTAGTAGCTTCCAACACTGCACCCGTCACCGAGGTCATCCGAGATGGTGTCAATGGTTTGTTAGTTGACTTTTTTTCAGCTCGTGAAATCTGCGCTCGCATCGAAGAAGCACTCCAGCATCCAGAAAAAATGGCAGCTATTCGCGAACGAGCACGGCAAACAATTCTAGAGCACTATGACTTGTCGCAATTGTTACCGCAGCACCTGCAATGGATACAGCAGCAAGAAGAGAGCAACAAAGTACTGACTTGGGCTGATAAAGCGAAGACGACAAGTCTTATTTCACGCGATCGCGTCTCTTAA
- a CDS encoding pentapeptide repeat-containing protein: MPAFNYSEQTLVGNHFSNQNLNGSTFFKAKLNGVQFVRTQLRGTNFEEAELLNVDASHAIFAPNNNFPQPATFFKAKLENVNLSGANLRQANLSLITTKFINLSNADLTNANLQEANLSGEQSERPNLRGANFTGANLDKANLKAADLTGATLVNATLEETNFEATLFINVNATGADFRLAKLTDITLQNSIFDLANLSNVSLSDAPLDPSQPGNVRFRGANLSNFLADDAVLKGADFSPFVATNGSITVTNLSGAKFDDTDLSGANFTQAHAEGLFFNGTAIGANFTNANLRNADLSKGDFTNATFVGADLTGAIAVDAIGLYLGDVNDNTLNGTDNNDNLFGNDGNDTLSGSAGNDFLDGGIGSDSLVGAGGNDTLF; the protein is encoded by the coding sequence ATGCCAGCTTTCAACTATAGCGAACAAACTCTGGTAGGAAATCACTTTAGCAACCAAAACCTGAATGGCTCGACGTTTTTCAAAGCCAAGTTGAACGGCGTTCAATTTGTGAGAACACAGCTCAGAGGTACTAACTTTGAAGAAGCGGAGCTGCTCAACGTGGATGCATCTCATGCCATTTTTGCCCCTAACAATAACTTTCCGCAACCAGCGACATTCTTCAAAGCAAAATTGGAGAATGTTAATCTCAGTGGAGCCAACCTGAGACAAGCTAATTTGTCGTTGATTACCACCAAATTCATTAACCTGTCAAATGCCGATCTAACTAATGCTAACTTGCAAGAAGCCAATCTCAGTGGCGAACAATCTGAACGACCCAACCTTAGAGGGGCGAATTTTACAGGAGCCAATCTAGACAAAGCGAATCTCAAAGCCGCTGACTTAACGGGTGCCACACTAGTCAATGCCACGCTCGAAGAGACGAACTTTGAAGCAACTCTTTTCATAAATGTCAATGCCACAGGTGCTGACTTCCGACTAGCAAAACTTACGGATATTACCCTGCAAAACTCTATTTTTGACCTAGCTAATCTCAGTAATGTCTCTCTCAGTGATGCTCCACTCGATCCCAGCCAACCGGGTAATGTCAGATTTCGTGGCGCTAATTTAAGCAACTTTCTTGCAGATGATGCTGTTTTAAAGGGTGCTGATTTTAGTCCCTTTGTCGCGACTAATGGCAGTATTACAGTTACAAATCTCAGTGGGGCCAAATTTGACGACACCGACTTGAGTGGAGCTAACTTTACTCAAGCTCATGCCGAAGGTCTCTTCTTCAACGGAACTGCTATTGGTGCGAATTTTACCAATGCCAACCTGAGAAATGCCGATCTGTCTAAAGGCGACTTCACAAACGCCACTTTTGTAGGAGCGGATCTCACGGGTGCGATCGCCGTTGATGCTATTGGTTTGTACCTTGGAGATGTCAATGACAACACCCTCAATGGAACAGACAACAACGATAACCTCTTTGGCAATGATGGGAATGATACCCTCAGTGGTAGTGCTGGCAATGATTTTCTTGATGGAGGTATAGGCAGCGACTCTCTGGTCGGTGCTGGCGGGAATGATACTCTCTTT
- a CDS encoding glycosyltransferase family 4 protein: MRILFLHPNFPAQFRHVAAALAQDKRHQVVFGTTRREGSIPGVHKVIYTSKREARPETHHYVRPLENAVLQGQAVYRMAEQLSSRGFVPDVVYGHSGWGPTLLIKDIFPKAQLLCYFEWFYHAHGTDADFDPNEPLNADDEARIRLKNAPILMDLYSCDRGLSPTNWQKQQFPKEYHSKVTVCHDGIDTNFFCPKPGAKLVLPRINLDLSHAEELVTYVARGMEPYRGFPQFMEAVALLQERRPQCHVVIVGENRVAYGKSLPEGKTYKQAMLEKYDLDLNRVHFTGWLPYSEYLQVLQASSVHVYLTRPFVLSWSMLEVLSAGCLLVASNTAPVTEVIRDGVNGLLVDFFSAREICARIEEALQHPEKMAAIRERARQTILEHYDLSQLLPQHLQWIQQQEESNKVLTWADKAKTTSLISRDRVS, translated from the coding sequence ATGCGAATTTTATTCCTGCACCCCAATTTTCCAGCCCAGTTTCGTCACGTGGCTGCGGCTTTAGCTCAAGACAAACGACACCAAGTGGTTTTTGGCACCACCCGTCGTGAGGGTAGTATCCCTGGTGTTCATAAGGTCATCTATACCTCAAAACGAGAAGCGCGACCTGAAACCCATCACTACGTCAGACCGTTAGAAAATGCTGTGCTTCAAGGTCAGGCTGTTTATCGCATGGCGGAACAACTTTCTTCTCGTGGGTTTGTTCCGGATGTTGTCTACGGTCATTCCGGTTGGGGTCCAACTCTGTTAATTAAAGATATTTTCCCAAAAGCGCAATTACTTTGTTATTTTGAATGGTTTTACCACGCTCATGGCACCGATGCCGATTTTGACCCCAATGAACCCCTGAATGCTGACGATGAAGCACGCATTCGGCTGAAAAATGCGCCGATCTTAATGGATTTATACAGTTGCGATCGCGGTCTTTCTCCTACCAATTGGCAAAAGCAACAATTTCCCAAAGAATATCACAGTAAAGTTACTGTATGTCATGATGGGATTGATACAAATTTCTTTTGCCCCAAGCCAGGAGCAAAATTAGTATTACCGCGCATCAATTTAGACCTGTCCCACGCAGAAGAACTGGTGACTTATGTCGCCAGGGGTATGGAACCGTATCGTGGTTTTCCGCAGTTTATGGAGGCGGTGGCTTTACTTCAGGAGCGGCGACCCCAGTGTCACGTGGTCATTGTGGGAGAAAACCGGGTCGCCTACGGGAAATCATTGCCAGAAGGCAAAACATACAAACAGGCGATGTTGGAAAAATATGACCTCGACCTCAACAGAGTTCATTTTACAGGTTGGTTGCCTTATTCAGAATACTTGCAAGTTCTGCAAGCATCCTCTGTACACGTTTATCTCACTCGTCCCTTTGTCTTGTCTTGGTCAATGCTAGAAGTCTTATCAGCAGGTTGCTTGCTAGTAGCTTCCAACACTGCACCCGTCACCGAGGTCATCCGAGATGGTGTCAATGGTTTGTTAGTTGACTTTTTTTCAGCTCGTGAAATCTGCGCTCGCATCGAAGAAGCACTCCAGCATCCAGAAAAAATGGCAGCTATTCGCGAACGAGCACGGCAAACAATTCTAGAGCACTATGACTTGTCGCAATTGTTACCGCAGCACCTGCAATGGATACAGCAGCAAGAAGAGAGCAACAAAGTACTGACTTGGGCTGATAAAGCGAAGACGACAAGTCTTATTTCACGCGATCGCGTCTCTTAA
- a CDS encoding calcium-binding protein, whose translation MVVRNGTLESDTLQGSNQADTLRGQAGEDLLIGLGGNDLLQGGLDKDTLFGGAGADRLFGDDGEDELYGEAGNDILNGGLDKDVLFGGDGADSLLGGAGEDELYGEEGNDTLNGGQALSDDKDLLDGGAGNDYLFGGFEDTVLGGDDADTVIGSSSDDLLYGDDTEGLIEGGNDVLLGGGGSDTLYGGGGDDSLNGEAGTNTLYGEGGNDTLQGGAESDYLEGGDGADRVLGGGGNDTLYGDGEDTLGGDDVVNGGAGDDFLDGGAGADRVIGESGNDTLTGGEADGVTDNLTGGAGSDFFVLSSVDFEPGEPRPAGDRINDFEVGVDFFEVDVPFEDLTLTDVIINGQASTRISITETGEVLANVINVSSENFTAADFIA comes from the coding sequence ATGGTAGTTAGAAACGGAACACTGGAATCAGATACCCTTCAAGGTAGTAATCAAGCCGACACGCTGCGCGGTCAGGCTGGTGAAGACCTTTTAATTGGCTTAGGCGGTAATGACCTCCTTCAAGGTGGACTCGATAAAGACACTCTGTTTGGTGGAGCTGGTGCTGATAGATTATTTGGGGATGATGGTGAAGATGAACTGTATGGTGAGGCTGGTAATGATATCCTCAATGGTGGGCTAGATAAAGACGTTCTGTTTGGTGGAGATGGTGCTGACAGCTTACTTGGGGGTGCAGGCGAGGACGAACTGTATGGTGAAGAAGGCAATGACACCCTCAATGGCGGACAAGCTCTTAGTGATGACAAAGATTTATTAGATGGGGGTGCGGGCAATGACTATCTCTTTGGTGGTTTTGAAGATACTGTACTTGGTGGTGACGATGCAGACACGGTGATTGGTAGCAGCTCTGATGACTTGCTTTACGGCGATGACACAGAAGGATTGATTGAAGGTGGTAATGACGTCCTCTTAGGCGGAGGTGGTAGCGATACTCTCTACGGTGGAGGTGGTGACGACAGTCTCAACGGTGAGGCTGGCACTAACACCTTGTATGGAGAGGGTGGCAATGACACTCTCCAGGGTGGCGCTGAAAGTGATTACCTTGAGGGTGGAGATGGCGCTGACAGAGTTTTAGGTGGAGGTGGCAATGACACTCTTTACGGTGATGGAGAGGATACGCTTGGTGGCGATGACGTCGTTAACGGTGGTGCTGGTGATGACTTCCTTGATGGCGGTGCTGGTGCCGACAGGGTTATAGGCGAATCTGGCAATGACACCCTCACTGGCGGTGAAGCAGACGGAGTCACTGACAACTTGACTGGTGGAGCGGGCAGTGACTTCTTTGTCTTATCATCTGTTGATTTTGAGCCTGGCGAACCTCGTCCAGCAGGTGACAGAATCAATGACTTTGAGGTTGGCGTAGATTTCTTTGAGGTCGATGTACCGTTTGAAGACCTTACTTTAACCGATGTCATTATTAATGGTCAAGCGAGTACTCGGATATCAATTACTGAAACTGGCGAAGTTTTAGCGAACGTCATTAACGTATCTTCCGAAAACTTTACTGCAGCAGATTTTATCGCTTAG
- a CDS encoding calcium-binding protein, which yields MSTITGTGGNDTLFGIDANDLIRALGGNDFADGDDGDDTLLGGAGSDTLLGNDGTDSLDGGDGTDFLYGDDADDFLNGGNGNDFLNGENGNDFLNGGNQNDTLFGQEGEDTLLGSAGDDFLGGVIFDEAGNIEGESGNDSLSGGDGNDTIDGWDGNDTILGGNGFDSLLGGDSSDLIEGGENADTLDGGVGDDTLNGGNDTDFLKGDIGSDTLNGGAGNDVLYGEGGDDPLNGGNDILNGGDGNDTLIGGVGNDTLIGGAGTDSFLFNNPDEGFDNITDFSVVNDTIYVSADEFGGGLQPGVLTANRFHLGSLASDALDRFIYDRSIGILYFDVDGTGSASQIELVGLSNNPAIARNDIVVI from the coding sequence ATGAGTACTATTACTGGTACTGGGGGGAATGACACCCTCTTCGGTATCGACGCAAACGATTTGATTCGTGCTCTAGGAGGGAATGACTTCGCCGATGGTGACGATGGCGATGATACTCTCTTGGGTGGAGCGGGTTCTGATACCCTGTTGGGTAACGATGGAACTGACTCTCTTGACGGTGGCGATGGTACAGACTTTCTTTATGGCGATGATGCTGATGACTTTCTCAATGGCGGAAATGGCAACGATTTCCTGAATGGTGAAAATGGGAATGACTTCCTCAATGGCGGTAATCAGAATGACACGCTCTTTGGTCAGGAGGGTGAAGACACTCTTTTAGGCTCTGCTGGAGATGATTTTCTTGGTGGGGTTATATTTGACGAAGCAGGCAATATCGAAGGTGAGTCTGGCAATGATTCCCTGAGTGGCGGAGACGGTAATGACACTATTGATGGTTGGGATGGAAATGACACCATTTTAGGCGGAAATGGTTTTGACTCCCTCCTAGGTGGAGATAGCAGTGACTTGATTGAGGGTGGAGAAAATGCTGATACCCTTGATGGTGGCGTGGGAGATGACACTCTGAATGGTGGGAATGATACAGACTTCCTCAAGGGTGACATAGGCAGTGATACTCTCAATGGTGGAGCAGGTAACGACGTCCTCTATGGTGAGGGTGGCGATGATCCACTCAATGGCGGAAATGACATTCTCAATGGCGGAGACGGCAATGATACCCTCATTGGTGGCGTTGGTAACGACACGCTGATTGGCGGTGCGGGTACTGACAGCTTTCTCTTCAATAACCCCGATGAAGGATTTGATAACATTACAGATTTTTCTGTCGTTAATGACACTATCTATGTGTCGGCTGATGAGTTTGGTGGTGGGCTACAGCCAGGCGTACTCACAGCAAATCGATTTCACTTGGGTTCACTAGCAAGTGATGCCTTAGATAGGTTTATTTACGACAGAAGCATAGGTATCCTGTACTTTGATGTCGATGGTACAGGTAGCGCTTCACAAATAGAGCTAGTCGGACTGTCTAACAATCCGGCGATCGCGAGAAATGATATTGTTGTCATCTAA
- a CDS encoding Coq4 family protein, giving the protein MFAKLQKIKALEAYRKSDNLGDFAILKADLLGAKADPIVVSKLQQVVGYHSYINLEELSKYPKGTFGREYADYMQANNLKPFNVSSELEEVAKRNVFALRYVVTHDIFHLLLGFDTSYAGEIGIYAFASAQNYSKSLKISLWFAKLLYPLLAPQQRQDISDNVNKGFELGKKAEFLLGFRFEEHWGEQISELRERLGLLP; this is encoded by the coding sequence ATGTTTGCTAAACTTCAAAAAATTAAAGCGCTTGAAGCTTATAGAAAATCTGATAATCTTGGTGATTTTGCTATTTTAAAAGCAGATTTATTAGGTGCAAAAGCCGACCCGATAGTAGTATCTAAATTGCAACAAGTTGTGGGGTACCACTCTTATATTAACTTGGAAGAATTGAGCAAATATCCCAAAGGAACTTTTGGACGAGAATATGCAGATTATATGCAGGCAAATAATTTGAAGCCGTTTAATGTTAGTTCTGAACTAGAGGAGGTTGCCAAACGCAATGTCTTTGCTCTGAGGTATGTTGTTACTCACGATATTTTTCATCTCTTGCTGGGCTTTGACACTAGTTATGCAGGAGAAATAGGCATATATGCTTTTGCCTCTGCTCAAAATTATAGCAAATCTTTAAAAATTAGTCTGTGGTTTGCAAAATTGCTTTATCCTCTCTTAGCTCCTCAACAACGCCAAGACATCTCTGATAATGTAAACAAAGGCTTTGAACTTGGCAAAAAAGCAGAATTTCTCTTAGGATTTCGTTTTGAAGAACACTGGGGAGAACAAATCAGTGAATTGAGAGAGCGATTGGGTTTACTACCCTAA
- the nuoB gene encoding NADH-quinone oxidoreductase subunit NuoB, with protein sequence MTNSVINPIEHPQITQQLSENLILTTVDDLYNWAKMSSLYPLMFGTACCFMEFMAAYASRFDMERFGMIPRATPRQADLLITAGTITMKYAPNLVRLYEQMPEPKYVIAMGACTITGGMFCTDSPSAVRGVDKLIPVDVYIPGCPPRPEAVIDAIIKLRKKIANESIQDRHQIQQSHRYYSTTHKMKVVSPINDGQYLKSSTRVAPPQEIAAATGLEFPLALQPATNSRDL encoded by the coding sequence ATGACTAACTCTGTCATTAATCCTATTGAGCATCCACAAATAACGCAACAACTTTCTGAAAATCTTATTCTCACCACTGTAGACGACCTGTACAACTGGGCAAAGATGTCTAGTTTATATCCCTTGATGTTTGGGACAGCCTGCTGCTTTATGGAATTTATGGCTGCTTATGCTTCCCGATTTGATATGGAAAGATTTGGCATGATTCCCCGTGCAACTCCCCGACAAGCAGATTTGCTGATTACCGCAGGTACAATTACCATGAAGTATGCGCCAAACTTGGTGCGGCTTTACGAACAAATGCCAGAACCAAAATATGTCATCGCCATGGGAGCATGCACAATCACTGGTGGTATGTTCTGTACCGATTCTCCTTCTGCTGTTCGAGGCGTAGATAAGTTAATTCCAGTTGATGTTTACATACCGGGATGTCCTCCTAGACCAGAGGCTGTGATTGATGCCATCATCAAATTGCGGAAAAAGATTGCCAACGAGAGCATACAAGATAGGCATCAAATTCAGCAATCTCACCGCTACTACAGCACTACCCATAAAATGAAAGTTGTCAGCCCTATTAATGATGGGCAATACTTGAAAAGCTCAACACGAGTTGCACCACCACAAGAAATTGCTGCAGCTACAGGGTTGGAATTTCCTTTAGCTCTTCAACCTGCTACAAACTCTCGTGATTTGTAA
- a CDS encoding GFA family protein has translation MKGSCACGNIQYELKDKFLIANYCHCSTCRKVHGAAFGTFGHAKAEAFQWIQGEESLIGYRSSEGNVRNFCQICGSNMPSVFAEINYVRIPLATLDDDPETKPVVHLYVKSKVPWFEIADTLPQYPEVVDLREWV, from the coding sequence ATGAAAGGAAGCTGCGCTTGTGGTAATATCCAATACGAACTAAAAGACAAGTTTCTAATTGCTAACTATTGTCACTGTTCGACTTGTCGAAAAGTTCATGGGGCTGCCTTCGGTACTTTCGGTCATGCCAAAGCAGAAGCATTTCAGTGGATTCAAGGAGAAGAATCACTGATCGGGTATCGATCATCAGAAGGAAATGTGCGGAATTTCTGCCAGATTTGTGGCTCCAATATGCCCAGCGTCTTTGCTGAAATAAATTACGTGCGGATTCCTCTAGCAACACTGGATGACGATCCTGAAACAAAACCTGTAGTTCATTTGTACGTGAAATCAAAAGTTCCGTGGTTTGAGATTGCTGATACTTTGCCTCAGTACCCCGAAGTTGTTGACCTACGTGAATGGGTGTAG